The following DNA comes from Lates calcarifer isolate ASB-BC8 linkage group LG2, TLL_Latcal_v3, whole genome shotgun sequence.
gttaatataaaacagaaattcTGTCTCTAACAACTTGTTTTTCTGCAAAATATAACCTTGGGTAAATGTTTTCAGGACACATAAAAGTATTTGCATTTATATTATTTTCGTATGTAATTAGCAGgtgaaaatatgacaaaaatttAACATGTggtcataaaaatgaaaatgaaatagaaatttCCACATGCAGCTTTTTAAGTGGCTTTGGTTCAACTGTTTAGATTATAAAATCATAATTAAACTGCACTgcagaaatgtttcttttaaatagTATTCTTGGATTGAGTTGTTGGTCTTTTTAACTTTTGATTTGCGTAAATCTGTTACAATGTAAGAAGCTTGAACAAGTTACATCAACAAGCAAGTTTGACTTCATCCCACAAAATATGGACTTATTTCCTAAAACTGCAATCCTGGAAAAGTTAGgaaatgttgctgttgtatatatttaaatgtattgtgTTAGAATCAGTGAGAGATTCTAACAGTAAGagaagtgagagaagaacatttatttctaatatttattctacatttatttataagtCAAACATCAGACTCGACTGCAGACTGATTGATTTGTTAAAATGGACTTGATTGCGTCTTTATTGCTTCCTTTTTGTTGCTGAGCTTCACCTCAGTGACCCCAACacaccctacacacacacacacacacacacacactcgcacactcCACTCCACACCTCTCAGCCCATTGGTCACTTACAGCATAGCCCCTCCTCCACACTGACTTTATAAAGACAGACCAAAGCCAAGGGAGCTGAAGTTACACAGACTGGCCCTTTAAAAGCACTGTCACTTATCTGCagactgtttctactgtttttcAATCAGGTCAGCTGACTGTGACAGGAGACAGTTAAGAGAGAGagttcctttcttttcctttgtctctgtataattttatgcttttttttgtttgatagatacaacacattttgtggagacttttacttttttgcttATCAAAGGGACTGTTGGAGAATATTTCTTCTCCTATTCATCTCTCTGAGTGAATCCTCACTAGAGGCCGATGGATCTGTCCGAccttcccttccctctctcctcagtcGATGATCTCTATGATGATCCCTGCTTCAGCACCAGTGACATGAACTTTTTTGATGACCTGGATGCTCGGTTGATGCATGCCGGCCTGCTGAAGCCAGATGACCATCTTCATCACCAACACCACCATGTCCCTGAGGATGAGCACGTCAGGGCCCCCGGGGGCCTCCACCAGGCAGGGCACTGCCTGCTATGGGCCTGTAAGGCCTGCAAGAGGAAGAcgacacatgcagacagaagaaaagcagcaacGATGAGAGAAAGGCGTCGGCTTAGTAAAGTAAATGATGCGTTTGAGACCCTGAAACGCTGCACGGCCTCCAATCCAAACCAGCGGCTGCCCAAGGTGGAGATCTTGCGCAATGCGATCAGCTACATCGAGTCCCTGCAGGCGCTGCTGAGGGCCGGCCGGGATGACAGCTTCTACCCACAGCTGGAGCACTACAGTGGGGACTCAGATGCCTCCAGCCCCCGCTCCAACTGCTCTGATGGCACGGTGAGTCTGAGAACAGCTGAGTTCATGTGCTGCCTCATCAAATGTAAAGAATGTGTCCAGGGTATTTATTTCTGGTCACAGGGATTAATTTTGATGAATGAATTCTTCAAAATGCTCATTTGTAATATCAGTTTTACATGCTTAAAATAGATTTGTTATTCATTTGTTACAGTTCGGAGGTGAAATTTGAAACATATTTATCAGTTTATAtgggcatttttaaaaatgtctgtctgagcttcattttaaaaaaatgcatttttgagaAGATTAGCACTTCTGTGGCTTTAAACATGTCTGAGGTCGTATTATTTCAAGTAATAACctgctaaaatgtaaaatgagcaGTAGCATTAATATGTATTAAAGGCACACAGATACTGAAAAATCACAACCTTAGGGAACAAAACTGCAAGACAATTACTTACTCTTACTTTATTGTTTAAAAGGCCTAATTAAGTAAACACTGTGTCTGCTAATTGATCATTGACGTTTTGTTTGTTGACTGATCAACTGATCTGTTTGATTTCAGATGGATTTCATCTCTCCATGTTCAGCCACAAGTGAAAACAGTGATGGTTCCTACTGCAGCCAGACATCAGACGGTCAGTTTCATTATGAATGTCTCAGTCCTGTCCCtcattttacatgtgtttttggtttgttatgagttgtttcttttcatttgaacagtttcattttttgattAACCAAGAAACACTTCTGACACTGCTTTGTCTTTTCACTCAACAAGCACCTTAAACATGACCAGTGTGTCCTCTGAGACATAGAGATATTCTTCATAAACATAACAGATTTATCCTTAATGACCAGTCTTTAATGTAACTAGTTTATGACTTATTcgtctttaaaatgaaaagatccCTACTTAACTGCAGATTGAATATGACCAATCTTTCATTTAACTACAATTTGACCAGTTTTTCCTTTAGTATGACCATTCTCTACTTAAATATGACCACTGCCTCCTTTAACCTGTACTATGACCTGGTTCTTGTTAAATATGAACAATTCCCTCAAATGTGATGTTTctaatataaaacaacaacattttcctgtttatttcctTACAGATTCAAGCGGCACTAAACCATGCCTCATTTCCAGTTTGGACTGTTTGTCCAGCATCGTAGAGCGGATCAGCACAGACCCAGCCTTGCCACTCCCAGGAGATAGCGTGGTCCCCCGGGGCCCTGGATCACCTCACAACAGCCCTGCTGTCTCCAGCCCCTCTGCTGAACCCAACAGTATCTATGAGTCACTCTGAacatgatggagagagaaaaa
Coding sequences within:
- the LOC108887757 gene encoding myoblast determination protein 1 homolog isoform X1, with product MDLSDLPFPLSSVDDLYDDPCFSTSDMNFFDDLDARLMHAGLLKPDDHLHHQHHHVPEDEHVRAPGGLHQAGHCLLWACKACKRKTTHADRRKAATMRERRRLSKVNDAFETLKRCTASNPNQRLPKVEILRNAISYIESLQALLRAGRDDSFYPQLEHYSGDSDASSPRSNCSDGTMDFISPCSATSENSDGSYCSQTSDDSSGTKPCLISSLDCLSSIVERISTDPALPLPGDSVVPRGPGSPHNSPAVSSPSAEPNSIYESL
- the LOC108887757 gene encoding myoblast determination protein 1 homolog isoform X3 produces the protein MLQPFPVDDLYDDPCFSTSDMNFFDDLDARLMHAGLLKPDDHLHHQHHHVPEDEHVRAPGGLHQAGHCLLWACKACKRKTTHADRRKAATMRERRRLSKVNDAFETLKRCTASNPNQRLPKVEILRNAISYIESLQALLRAGRDDSFYPQLEHYSGDSDASSPRSNCSDGTMDFISPCSATSENSDGSYCSQTSDDSSGTKPCLISSLDCLSSIVERISTDPALPLPGDSVVPRGPGSPHNSPAVSSPSAEPNSIYESL
- the LOC108887757 gene encoding myoblast determination protein 1 homolog isoform X2, giving the protein MTRPDPWPSVDDLYDDPCFSTSDMNFFDDLDARLMHAGLLKPDDHLHHQHHHVPEDEHVRAPGGLHQAGHCLLWACKACKRKTTHADRRKAATMRERRRLSKVNDAFETLKRCTASNPNQRLPKVEILRNAISYIESLQALLRAGRDDSFYPQLEHYSGDSDASSPRSNCSDGTMDFISPCSATSENSDGSYCSQTSDDSSGTKPCLISSLDCLSSIVERISTDPALPLPGDSVVPRGPGSPHNSPAVSSPSAEPNSIYESL